From a single Pseudobutyrivibrio xylanivorans genomic region:
- a CDS encoding alpha/beta hydrolase, whose protein sequence is MFTTENTINEILTDEFVKAHLSFLFPDDFLAIVPDDMRDAPVKILAEKLKMPWGIPYLSQDLVDSANMIHEFMESDAYEFVQLWDISTDKDYFPVADGTKDSVCLLKYKDTFNAGKHMALVVPGGAYFNVAVGGEGTLTAQELAKAGYAVAILNYRVAPNRYPEPQKDLALAIKTMRYFGNEAGLKDDLLVIGYSAGGHLVASESCYPKEIDELLLEDLNKNHPMVYEKIKDFSVKADKVCLSYPVINCISDNHEDSFVNLTGRDESLRNKLSIDMNVTSEYPKTFVWACDDDDLVPPSNAKRMYEALLAAGVQAKLATYPTGGHGCATAEGTSAEGWLCEMLRFFE, encoded by the coding sequence ATGTTTACAACAGAAAATACTATCAATGAAATTCTTACAGATGAATTTGTAAAAGCGCATCTTAGCTTTTTATTTCCAGATGATTTTTTAGCAATCGTACCAGATGATATGCGAGATGCTCCAGTGAAAATCTTAGCTGAAAAGCTGAAGATGCCTTGGGGTATTCCATATCTTTCTCAAGACCTGGTAGATTCTGCCAACATGATACATGAATTTATGGAATCCGATGCATACGAGTTTGTGCAGCTTTGGGACATTTCAACTGACAAGGATTATTTTCCAGTTGCAGATGGAACCAAGGACAGCGTTTGCCTATTGAAATATAAAGATACTTTCAATGCAGGTAAGCATATGGCACTTGTAGTACCAGGTGGCGCATATTTTAACGTAGCAGTTGGCGGTGAAGGTACTCTCACAGCTCAGGAATTAGCAAAAGCTGGGTATGCTGTTGCCATTTTAAACTACAGAGTCGCACCAAATCGCTATCCTGAGCCTCAAAAGGATTTAGCACTTGCCATCAAGACAATGCGATACTTTGGCAATGAAGCTGGTCTAAAGGATGATTTACTTGTGATTGGTTATTCTGCTGGTGGACATCTTGTGGCATCAGAAAGCTGCTATCCAAAGGAAATAGATGAACTATTGCTTGAGGATTTGAATAAGAACCATCCAATGGTTTATGAAAAAATCAAAGATTTCTCTGTCAAGGCAGATAAAGTATGTCTATCATATCCTGTAATAAATTGCATTTCTGATAACCATGAGGACAGCTTTGTGAATCTAACAGGTAGAGATGAAAGCTTAAGAAATAAGCTCTCAATAGATATGAACGTTACTTCAGAATATCCAAAAACTTTTGTATGGGCCTGCGATGATGACGACCTTGTTCCACCTAGCAATGCAAAGCGAATGTACGAAGCCTTACTTGCCGCTGGGGTTCAGGCAAAGCTTGCCACCTACCCAACTGGAGGACATGGCTGCGCCACAGCCGAAGGCACCTCTGCAGAGGGCTGGCTATGTGAAATGCTGAGATTCTTTGAGTGA